The proteins below are encoded in one region of Phaseolus vulgaris cultivar G19833 chromosome 1, P. vulgaris v2.0, whole genome shotgun sequence:
- the LOC137815992 gene encoding putative disease resistance protein RGA1 — MAESILFTIAESLIAKLASHAFQEASRLVGLYDNLPDLTKTLSFVKAVLLDAQQKQEHNHQLREWLTQLKTVFSDAQDLLDEFECQTLRKKVVKAHGSTKDKVSHFFSSSNPLLFRYKMAQQIKDISNRLDKVAAHRHKFSLQIIDVDTRVVHRRDMTHSRVSDSDVIGRKHDKEKIIDLLMLQNSNDDDTSVSVIPIVGIGGLEKTTLAKFVFNDSRIQECFPMKMWVCVSDDFDIKQLIIKIINSANDQDAPPHQQNLNMLDLEQLQNQLINTYVKIRLYMGFALLFSGPSESSTPCQVKT, encoded by the coding sequence ATGGCCGAATCAATTCTCTTCACCATCGCAGAGTCACTCATAGCAAAGCTTGCTTCTCATGCTTTTCAAGAAGCTTCTCGATTGGTGGGTTTATATGACAATCTTCCAGACCTTACAAAGACTCTCTCTTTTGTCAAGGCTGTGCTGTTAGATGCTCAGCAAAAGCAGGAGCACAATCATCAGCTGCGAGAATGGCTCACTCAGCTCAAAACTGTCTTCTCCGATGCCCAAGATCTTTTGGATGAATTTGAGTGCCAAACACTGCGAAAGAAAGTGGTCAAAGCTCATGGCAGCACCAAAGACAAAGTAAGTCACTTCTTCTCAAGCTCTAATCCACTTCTCTTTCGTTACAAAATGGCTCAACAAATTAAAGATATCAGCAACAGACTAGACAAGGTTGCAGCTCATAGGCACAAGTTTAGTCTTCAAATAATTGATGTTGACACACGTGTTGTGCATCGGAGAGATATGACACATTCCCGTGTGAGTGATTCAGATGTGATAGGAAGGAAACACGATAAAGaaaagatcatagatcttttgATGCTACAAAATTCTAATGATGATGATACAAGTGTTTCTGTTATTCCCATTGTGGGAATTGGAGGCTTGGAAAAGACTACGCTTGCAAAGTTTGTGTTCAATGACAGCAGGATCCAGGAGTGTTTTCCAATGAAGATGTGGGTCTGTGTTTCTGATGACTTTGACATTAAACAACTGATTATCAAAATCATCAATTCTGCAAATGATCAGGATGCTCCTCCTCACCAACAGAATTTGAACATGTTGGATCTGGAGCAATTGCAAAATCAACTGATAAACACCTAT